CACCTCGCTGCCAGTCAGCACGTCTTAACATACTACTAAACCAATACTCGGTCTTTTGGGACACATCTAGCAAGGTATTCGTGGTCGTGCTCAGCCGCAGTGCCTCGAGTAAGCTGCAGGTACCCTAAAATAATCATTTTCGCCCGCGAATCCCATCGCAATAACTCTTGATAAATACCCTGGATTGATATTGTAAGCCGGCTGGCTGCCGATCGCAACGGCTTATCACATTGCGAGCCTTCTATTGGGCCATAAGAGTGAGATAGCCCTAGTTAATGCGGCCTTGATGCTTGTGAGACTTACATCTGACGACTCTGACATGGCCATGACTCGCAGGCGAGCTGAACACCTCTTCTGCAAACTGCCCCCATCTCTGTAAACCAGCGATTTGCCTGACCCGGGGGCACGCAGCGACATTGTGTGCGATTGAGCCATGTCATCCTTCATCCCTGAAGGGTGCTTTCAGCTGATGTTATCGTTCTCGACGCGTGTGCATGGTCCATTGCAAAGCCACCAACAATACCTGCAGCAAATCGCGCCATGTGCGATATCGGCACCACTATTGCACTGACTGGCCCCTGCTTGCCAACTCGGCTGCATCCAGCCCTCCCGGGGACAGTTGCTGGTCTCAGTATACGGAATGTGTATGAGTTGGCCAATCTATACAGAGGACTGGACCAACTGCAGCTAATATCTGACGCCAGCTTATACACAGCCGGGCCAAGACATGTATCTTATACTGACGGCCAGCATTAGGCCTTCAGGGCttctgatgatgacgaggcgTTCGGATGCCTGCGCTATCTGGGCAATTATCAAGTCCTTGGGCTATTTATACTTGGGGTGTGAGGTATTGCCTCCATGAATCTCCCCTTCCATACATCACTGCAAACCCAAAGCCATGACTATATCCCAGGATAACGGTTATGTTCCCATAGCTATTATGATCCTATGTGCTCTTTCGATCTTATACTTTCTCAATACCGGATCAGCCATCTAATCGACTGGACGTCCCCACCTCATTCACGATGATAGCAGCAAGCATGGACGGCCGACAGCGCTGGCTCGACGGACTTCGCGGTATTGCAGCAGTGATAGTGACATGGTTCCATTTCACCGTTGGCGAAATGCATATCCCCTACCGCGGATTCACTGATACGCCCGCCGAAGAAAACCGACACTTGATTCAACTTCCTCCATTCCGCACCGTCTTCGCAGGGACGGCCATGGTTACCCTCTTCTTCGTTATTTCTGGATACTCGGTCCCTCTCGCGATCATTCGGCTGCGTGGCCAGAGTAACAACGCCGAGTGCTACCGCAAGCTGACGTCTTCTGCCCTTCGCCGGGTCTTTCGCCTCTACTTGCCTGTGCTTGTTGTCTGTGTCATATCCCAGGTGCTTTTCTATGCCGGGGCCTATTCGTCGTGGCGCTTTCCTGAGACCGAAGGCTGTCCTGGTGCTCTGCCGTGGTCATCAATCTGGCCGCACTTGAAATGCCTTTCCTTGACTATTATGAGTGCCCTTGGATTCGTTCCGCTGGGGGGCACCCAGGGCCTCAACTCGCATCTTTGGACGATGCTTGTCGAACTTCAAGGCTCCTTCGCATTATACCTCACGATCCTTGCCCTGCTCTCCGCTACCTCTCGAGCCCGCTTGACAATAATCGCGGTGCTAACCTTTCTGCTCTTCTGGTTTGGATTCCACGAGtcattctgcttcttctctggACTATTATTTGCAGAACTCGACTTGATAGCCCACACGTCCTCAGAAGCGTTCATCGTCCCAGTTACACAAAAGCCCTCTTCTAGGAGCTCCACACCGTTCATTGCCGCAAAACTCACCCTCTTCTCAATCGGAATCCATCTCCTATCCATGCCGCTCCGGGTAGACCACTACGAAGACTACTGGTATTCATCCGAActcaccatcctccccttctGGAACTACCCCGTCAAACGAATCAACAGCTGGTACTCAGTCGGTGCAGTCCTCATCGTCTTTGCAATCAGAGGACTCCCGGTACTCAAGAGAGCGCTTGAATCGCCTATCCCCCAGTTCGCGGGTGAGATCTCGTTTTCGCTATATCTTATTCATCAGACGTTTATCCGCATTCTGCGTAACCCTATTCTGGAGATGGTTTGTCGGACACTGTGGGGGAAGGGGTTTGCTGCGACTAGGGATGATGGATATGGTAGCCATGTGTACTATTTGTCGTGGGTTGTTGCGACGGGGGTGGTGGGTTCGTTGCTTGTTGTTACGGCTGcgctgatgacgaggactGTTGACCGGCGTTCTATTGCTCTTGCATATAGGTTGGAAGAAAGATTGTCGGgtcggtgatggtgttggcAGTATATGATCTTAAGATAGGGGGCATCTCAGAAAGAAGATATTATGAGACCACTTGACGGTTAATCTACGATGGCATATGCGCTGGCCATAACCCTAGACTTTTCTACGCGCATTTCTTAGATGGACAGTTTACGCGATGGGCCTTCCATGCCTCAAGGTGCGTATCTGTGCATGTTGGGCTATTGATAACTAGTCTATTGTCTATACTAAGGTTCTTCACAACGGCATCTTGTCCCACTGGCAGAGACATGCAAATGAAGCTGGATATAAGCAGCACAAGATTGAATAGGGGGAATTTGTGATATGCGAATGCGGGGATCAAACGCCATAGAAAAGATTTTGGGGTGACCATTCGCCACTGAGGTGTTAGAAACTCGTGGAGGTGGATGCGACGGGCCCTGTCAGCACGGTCCAAGGTTCAGGATCGGATCGCTGCCAGTCACTTGTAAGTGTACCCAGCATCCGGTCAACACATATGTTCTCGGCATGTATCTCCAGCAGGGTTGGGGCTGTCAAGGTTTGCATGTCAAGTTTGACGGCGCTCCGCAGGTCACCAGGGGTCGCCGAGGGAGCTATTCTCTGACCAAGGGTACCCCTAAAGCCTTTCTTGCTGTTTCGAGCGTTCTTAACACGATTCAGAGTGGCGCGATTAATGGCGCCTATTGCGTCCATCTCGTTGCCGTAGCTGTTCCAAAGCGTTATCAGAGCCGCCAGCGCACTTTTGGCCCTGTACTGCTCGACCAGTGCTTGACCGTAATGCGGGTATAGTTCAGGAATTCTCTCCCTAGCTGACTTGATATACGCCTGGTCTTCAGCAACTCTGTCGCGTTTGCGGACGTTGTTGGAATTGGGAAGgccattcccattctctGGGATCTCCGAAGAGCCCTTGGGGCCTTGGGCGTCTGCACAGACTCCGTTCTCTGGCCCAGCCAGCAGTGTGTTGGgcctctccatctcgcggCACAATGTTGCTCCAGCAATTGATTGCTCTTGGAACTCTCCTACCGACACCCCTGGATGCTGACTTCTTAGCTGGGTGAGAAGCTCGCCGAATGTTGAAATGGGAATACCGCCCAGTACGGAGTTTGCAGGGAGCGGCGTCGTGACCAGGGGCGTTGTGGAGCTCAGCGTTAGAAGAACCGATTTCAAGGTTGGATTTTCATTCGTGGGCCCGGGATAGTCGTCCGCCATGGTGTTGGACCTGCAGATGACCGGTTTAGGCTCTCGTCCCATATTTATATACTGTATGGGAACGGTTGGGCGTAGATAGACTCACTGGTGGAGATGAATATGTTTGTTAATGACAGTTATGCTTCGTTAATGACAGTTGAGTTAAATATGGCAATGCCTAGTGAGATATCAATATTAGCCTGCTGGTCCAGAGGCTGTTATGGTGTGAAGATTGCAGTTGGAAGGGTTTGAAGCAGTGGGAGTGTCATCCTGGCCAGGTATCAATAAACTGGCGAACTTGAGGCAGGATCGATGGGCAGGTTGACAAGCTGAAGAGGGAATGCGCGGTTGACCACAGAGTATGATATATCATTGAtacatccacctcctgcTATTCGTAAATTCAATAAGACTGGTGGTTCCTTCTAATAGCGTCGCACGTTACTCGATGTTCATACATGGACTGGTTCTGTCATACGGATCAGAAGAACAACCATCAAGTTAGCGACCTCTACTATTAGGGTATCATTTATCTCATACAGCCTTGATACTATAGAGACTACGGGCACTTCAATGATGTGCGGGAAATCCGGACCCAGATGCTCATATTCTTTACCGACCTCGACACTCGGCTAAAGATTGCATCTAATCTGGATTCCAGACTGCATAGGGATATTTGGATGCGCTCAGGCCCAAGGGGCCCCTCGCGTGGTTCGGACTTTCTCAAGCGTCGGGAATTGCTGCCGACGGCGAGCTGCAAGACGTTCTCCCAATTGCGCCGATTGCCTGGTATAAATCATTTGTATCTGTCTCCAAGAATCTGAATCCTCAGCACCGATTGGCCATGGAAAATACAGGCACAAGACATTGATAGGTGAGTCAGCGAGTGGTGATATCGTGGTGATAAGTCGACGCCGCCGGGAAAGGAAGGTTGCATTCCGCGCCTTTATCCACAATCCACCGCTGTCTTTTTTTCCATTTTCTCCCTGTTTTTCTCACCGTGTTGGCTTCGACCTATCTCGCTTAGAGTAAAGCCCTCGCCTACACGGTTATCACAGTGAAGTCCTATGCATGCCTGTCATAACGCCACCCGCAGCCTGGGA
This is a stretch of genomic DNA from Aspergillus puulaauensis MK2 DNA, chromosome 8, nearly complete sequence. It encodes these proteins:
- a CDS encoding acyltransferase family protein (COG:I;~EggNog:ENOG410PVGT;~InterPro:IPR002656;~PFAM:PF01757;~TransMembrane:10 (i12-29o61-86i107-130o150-168i180-201o207-224i266-285o314-332i344-363o394-415i);~go_function: GO:0016747 - transferase activity, transferring acyl groups other than amino-acyl groups [Evidence IEA]) translates to MIAASMDGRQRWLDGLRGIAAVIVTWFHFTVGEMHIPYRGFTDTPAEENRHLIQLPPFRTVFAGTAMVTLFFVISGYSVPLAIIRLRGQSNNAECYRKLTSSALRRVFRLYLPVLVVCVISQVLFYAGAYSSWRFPETEGCPGALPWSSIWPHLKCLSLTIMSALGFVPLGGTQGLNSHLWTMLVELQGSFALYLTILALLSATSRARLTIIAVLTFLLFWFGFHESFCFFSGLLFAELDLIAHTSSEAFIVPVTQKPSSRSSTPFIAAKLTLFSIGIHLLSMPLRVDHYEDYWYSSELTILPFWNYPVKRINSWYSVGAVLIVFAIRGLPVLKRALESPIPQFAGEISFSLYLIHQTFIRILRNPILEMVCRTLWGKGFAATRDDGYGSHVYYLSWVVATGVVGSLLVVTAALMTRTVDRRSIALAYRLEERLSGR